GCAACATGTGTTCACCGGGTACGGATGTGTTCTTCGAGGGTGAGCTTGATCCGAGGCACTGCATTTCTTCTTCTTCCGCCACCTATCCGTGGGATGTGTGGGTGCAGGGTGATTTGATTGTCTATCATGATTCGCTGGTCATCCATAAAGTAAATGGAGAAACCGTCTTGCAGTACACAAAGCCGCAAATAGGTGGTGGTGTTGCCAATGGTTTTGACCCCGCTTATAAGGTCGACGGTACAAGGTTGACTGAAGGCTATATTGGGCTACAGGCGGAAGGGCAGGGGATTGCGTTTAGAGAAATTAAAATTAAACGGCTCGATTGATAGAAGCCGGGGCTGCGCATTTTTTATGATTTGAGAACGAGCCACTTGTTCGCTGTTTAGCGTCTTCGAAACGAATAGATAGAAGAAGCGGGCAGCATCACATCTCAAGGCCCGTAAACAAATCCTGGTTTAGTCTCGATGGGCCTGGTGGATTTTCTCATAACAGTTTCCTGTATTGTCAGGCGCAGTTTGTTTGTTGCCCTCTTTGTGGCAGCAAGTCAGGCCGGCTCTGCCCAGCCAGCGCCGGGTGATTACCTTGGGGAGTTTGTGGCGAGGTCGTATGGGCAGCGCATGCCGGATATGGTCTTTAATTCTGCCGGCGATCTGATTGCGCTTGACCTTTTTGGTGACCGAGCATTGCGCTTCGATGGGGAAACCGGTGCCTTTATGGGCACTTTCATTGTTGAAGGTACCGGCGGGCTTAGCCGGCCTAGTGTGATCGAAGTGGGGCCAGACAATCACCTATACATCCTAGACGCCGGTTCAAACCAGATCTTGAAATTTGATGCAGAAACCGGGGCTTTCCTCGATACGCTCATCACAGCCGGCAACCAGGATATTCCCAAAGTTACCGATTTTGCGTTTGACGACGCTGGTGATCTATATCTCACCTCTACCGATACACACGAAGTTTTGCGGTACAGCGGCATAACCGGTGCCTTCATCGACGTGTTTGTCACGCGCAGAAGCGGGACCTTGTCCAACCCCTCACAACTGGCTTTCGGGCCTGACGGATCCCTGTATGTTAGAGATGATCTCTTGGACCAGGTTTTTCGTTTCGATGGGACAACCGGCGCCTTCGTCGATGTGTTCATTGCTTTGCCGGCCAACGCGACTGCCCAGATGAAATTTAGTCCTGATGGCCGGTTGTTTTTCAATACGCCTGAATCCATTCTGCAATACGATACGCAGACAGGTGCCTTGCTTGGCGAGTTTGTCCCGCAAGGCGAAGGCGGACTTCGGGATAACACTTCCTTTACATTTGGTCCGAATGGAGATCTGTATGCAAACAGCAGGGATCACCACAGCTTTGTGAGTCAGCAGGTATTACAGTTTGATGGGACAAATGGTGGATTTCATCGCCTTTTTGTACCCGTGCCCAACGGCGGCCTCGATCAACCATTTGGGCTCACCATTGGTCCTGATGGCCATTTCTATGTAGCCAGCTTCACCTTGCACGCCGTATTTCGATATGACGGCACATCCGGGCAATATATCGATACGTTTGTGTTGCCGGACCAGGGCGGGCTCGAAGGAGCGTTTGCTCTAGCTTTTGGGCCGGATGGTGATCTCTATGTGAGCAGTTTTGGTACCAACGCTGTGCTGCGTTATGATGGTGAAACGGGCACATTTGTAGATGCGTTTGTTGAACCTGGAAGCGGTGCTTTGGAAGGCGCCGGCGGGTTTGTGTTTGCGCCTGATGGACACCTGTATGTAAGCAGCTTTGAAACGGATGCTGTGCTTCGGTATGATGGTGAAACAGGAGCATTTATAGATAATTTTACTGGATCAGGTACAGCCGGCCTGTCGGGTGCCCACGGATTGCTGGTTGGGCCTGATGGGCTACTCTACGTAGGTAGTTTTCGAACAGACGAAATCCTGCGTTTTGACCTGGATACAGGCGCATTTGTAGATGCATTTGTTACGGCGGGCAGCGGGGGACTCGATGCACCCCAGGACCACGTTTTTGGTCCAGATGGACATTTCTATGTAACCAGCCTGTTTACCAATGTGGTCTTGCGATACGATGGAGAGACTGGAGAATTTATTGATGTATATGCAAACTCGTCTCGTGGCCCGTTGTCTGGTCCACGCGGATTGGTGTTCGGCCCCAACAATGATCTATTTGTTAGTAGCATCGGCAACGATATAATTCTGCGGTACGCCAGTCCTTTTGCTTTAGACACCTATGTGGAATCGGGGATGGACTTGCCCGAGGCTGCTTCATTAGCCGGAAATTATCCCAACCCATTCAAAGCTTCGACACAAATTACATATTCTCTCCCGGCGTCAGTTCAGGTTACGTTGTCCATATATGATATTATGGGGCGGCACATCGCCACAGTGGTTGATACCTTTCAGCAAGCAGGAGACCATGCAGTTGGTTTTTCGCCAGAAAACCTGCCAGCTGGTATGTACATCTACCAGTTAAGCACCGGAGCGCACACACAAACAGGACGCATGTTGCATGTTCGGTGATCATCCAACATATGGCCTTACCTTCCGCGTTGGATTCGCTGCGCTTCTGCTTGTGATGGGATTGCCTATGGTGCTTTATGCGCAATCAGAAGGGCAATTTGTGGATGCAGTTGTTCGAGATGGCCGGCCCCAACAGGCGCGCAACATGGTCTTTGGACCCGATGGGCATTTGTATGTGAGCAGCATTACGGACCATAATGTTGTCAGGTACGATGGCGAATCGGGCCTCTATCTGGATGAGTTTGTGCGCACAGAAGCTGGCGGACTGGCTTCACCCCGCGGGATGGCTTTTGGGCCCGACGGTCACCTCTATCTCAGCAGCCACACCACAGATGAAGTGCTGCGTTACGATGGTGAAACTGGCGACTTTTTGGATGTATTTATAGAATCGGGTAGCGGTACGCTTGATGGTCCGGCTGGTCTCGTGTTACAGCCTGACAGTACGTGGCTTATAAGCAGCATCAATACGGATGAAGTGCTACATTTTGACCAGGATGGTGCTTTTGTAGATACTTTCATCGCTTCAACTGGCAACGGCCTCCGCTATTTTTATAGCCTGATACGAGGGCCAGATGATCACTTGTACGCCGGCAGCTATGCCACCCACGAAATTCTGCGGTTTGATGGTGTTACTGGAGCGCTGATCGATACTTTTGTTGCATCAGGTAGTGGGGGACTCCGATATCCTTATTCGCTCACTTTTGGACCTGATGATAACCTCTACGTTGGGCACTGGGCTCGGTTCGTGTTACAGTTTGACGGGGAGACCGGAAACTACATGAGCAAGTTTGCTTCACGCGTTACATCCGGTGAGGTCCGTGTTGTCTACCTGTTGGTAGCTTTTGGTCCCAACGGGCAACTTTATGTGTATGATGACGAGGCAGACATCGTGTTTCGGTATCATGGCCGCACCGGGCAGTTGATTGATGAGTTTGTGAAGAAGCAGGGAGGGCGGATACAGGGGCCATTTGGGCTCGCTTTTGGGCCAGATAGCTCCCTTTTCGTAGCCGGGTTTGAGGGACCATTTGTTTATCGTTTCCACGAAGAGAGCGGCGCGGCGCGCGAGCCGGCGTTGGCCTGCTGCCTAAACCTGCCTTGGCGACCATTTGATTTGCTACTGGATACATCAAATCGGCTCTATGTATCCAGTTTTGGTGAAGACAAGGTTGTTCGCTACGATGCAATTACTGGCGAGTTACTTGAAAATTATATAAACGCAGGATCGGGGGGCCTGGATGGCGCTGGTGGTATGGCCTTTGATTCGAGCCAGACCTACCTGTACGTTGCAAGCGTGCTGACGGATGAAGTGCTACGCTACGACGTTGAAACTGGTACTTTTGTAGATGTTTTTATAACAGCACAAAGCGGAGGGCTTGATGCGCCGCATGGTGTGCAGATCGGTCCGGATGGCAACCTTTATGTCGGCAGCTATTTTACGGATGCTATTCTACGGTATGATGGTGTAACAGGCGTATTTGTTGACGCTTTTGTTGAAAGTGGCAGTGGGGGCCTCGACGCCCCTCAGGATCACGTCTTTGGGCCCGATGGTAACTTGTATGTGAGCAGCCTTTTTACAAATGAGGTTTTGCGATATGCAGGAGATACCGGTACGTTTATGGATGTTTATGTACCGGCGTTGACTGGCGGCCTGGATGGCCCCCGGGGACTGGTTTTTAGCAAGGACAATCTCCTGTATGTAAGCAGCTTTGATACGGATGAGGTGCTGCGCTTTGTTGGGCCGGCATCAAAAAAAGGTACACAGCTCCCTTCGCAAGTAGCATCTGTATTTACGCTTGGCGCCAACTATCCCAACCCATTTCGCACCGCAACACAAATTAC
This window of the Bacteroidota bacterium genome carries:
- a CDS encoding T9SS type A sorting domain-containing protein, which gives rise to MDFLITVSCIVRRSLFVALFVAASQAGSAQPAPGDYLGEFVARSYGQRMPDMVFNSAGDLIALDLFGDRALRFDGETGAFMGTFIVEGTGGLSRPSVIEVGPDNHLYILDAGSNQILKFDAETGAFLDTLITAGNQDIPKVTDFAFDDAGDLYLTSTDTHEVLRYSGITGAFIDVFVTRRSGTLSNPSQLAFGPDGSLYVRDDLLDQVFRFDGTTGAFVDVFIALPANATAQMKFSPDGRLFFNTPESILQYDTQTGALLGEFVPQGEGGLRDNTSFTFGPNGDLYANSRDHHSFVSQQVLQFDGTNGGFHRLFVPVPNGGLDQPFGLTIGPDGHFYVASFTLHAVFRYDGTSGQYIDTFVLPDQGGLEGAFALAFGPDGDLYVSSFGTNAVLRYDGETGTFVDAFVEPGSGALEGAGGFVFAPDGHLYVSSFETDAVLRYDGETGAFIDNFTGSGTAGLSGAHGLLVGPDGLLYVGSFRTDEILRFDLDTGAFVDAFVTAGSGGLDAPQDHVFGPDGHFYVTSLFTNVVLRYDGETGEFIDVYANSSRGPLSGPRGLVFGPNNDLFVSSIGNDIILRYASPFALDTYVESGMDLPEAASLAGNYPNPFKASTQITYSLPASVQVTLSIYDIMGRHIATVVDTFQQAGDHAVGFSPENLPAGMYIYQLSTGAHTQTGRMLHVR
- a CDS encoding family 16 glycoside hydrolase — its product is NMCSPGTDVFFEGELDPRHCISSSSATYPWDVWVQGDLIVYHDSLVIHKVNGETVLQYTKPQIGGGVANGFDPAYKVDGTRLTEGYIGLQAEGQGIAFREIKIKRLD
- a CDS encoding T9SS type A sorting domain-containing protein, whose amino-acid sequence is MFGDHPTYGLTFRVGFAALLLVMGLPMVLYAQSEGQFVDAVVRDGRPQQARNMVFGPDGHLYVSSITDHNVVRYDGESGLYLDEFVRTEAGGLASPRGMAFGPDGHLYLSSHTTDEVLRYDGETGDFLDVFIESGSGTLDGPAGLVLQPDSTWLISSINTDEVLHFDQDGAFVDTFIASTGNGLRYFYSLIRGPDDHLYAGSYATHEILRFDGVTGALIDTFVASGSGGLRYPYSLTFGPDDNLYVGHWARFVLQFDGETGNYMSKFASRVTSGEVRVVYLLVAFGPNGQLYVYDDEADIVFRYHGRTGQLIDEFVKKQGGRIQGPFGLAFGPDSSLFVAGFEGPFVYRFHEESGAAREPALACCLNLPWRPFDLLLDTSNRLYVSSFGEDKVVRYDAITGELLENYINAGSGGLDGAGGMAFDSSQTYLYVASVLTDEVLRYDVETGTFVDVFITAQSGGLDAPHGVQIGPDGNLYVGSYFTDAILRYDGVTGVFVDAFVESGSGGLDAPQDHVFGPDGNLYVSSLFTNEVLRYAGDTGTFMDVYVPALTGGLDGPRGLVFSKDNLLYVSSFDTDEVLRFVGPASKKGTQLPSQVASVFTLGANYPNPFRTATQITYTLAEAGPVEIAVYDMMGRQVRLVVDAVQPAGQHNVWVHLDDLPSGVYAYRLQAGAFADTRQMTLIR